From the Candidatus Aminicenantes bacterium genome, one window contains:
- a CDS encoding response regulator, producing MKKRILVVEYDAQTVDLIHETFPQPVFDITVVDEGQKARDILAKNSFDLVITAAMLPKFHGFNLSQFIHEQYPNIRVIIMSGIYKEMEYKRQAITQYNADDFFQKPLNKDTLRRRVFELLELDATAQSASEGIATTEFPVSDTSKMPALTQDPLPESNRFSSDDLFGDIIEKVETEDDSEVETPQQKPVQTTAETITRKDKKPEPEEEGVLDLTDADMVSGSPKTIKMPASQPQPSSFKAITSDDIDASLNNLLSDKQPKTADTKRFKKIEEDFSKKFEDTLSGLGLDKKRKKPDPVAADKSQFPSAPAHEPPAPSAPQVDQRTQEMPRAVEAPPPVKAPSSELGDYDILGLIARGGMAEIYKAKKKGVKGFEKVLAIKKILSGYGQDDKYIEMFVDEAKIAAELTHPNIVQIYDLGKKDDYYFIAMEYVQGKDLRVILKRIAGRERVFPEELSVYLTIKVLEALNYAHSAKDSKGSNLDIVHRDISPPNIMISYGGEVKLTDFGVSKATIKVHQTLSGALKGKLLYMSPEQARAERDIDHRSDIYSVGIILFELLTGQKLFMETSEMKVLKRVQQGQITPPSETGVAIDPELERILLKSLSLEREERYQSASDMLSDLESYLLSMYDHIPGYLHLAHFMNDLFGEDMSREGVKLALKPLPYSIKRLPRKLSEPRPPEEEEKGDDLRVETTRPEELPPVGESMTSAEMESESPSEPEIEFLTLDEEDELPQPPMEKYTPEQAKTEAPEPPPGVQEVEEKEAPFQTQAMPPEAPGLPETPALDEEPEEESRDSQTLEKTPDPGSVVKTEGERRPTFEIKLEDELPESESVEGTLQIDEELAALNKTSRRRSWNFLLVLLVLAAVAAGVVWLMMNRTGEPQTELTPPATEISRTESATPQETPDEMESQALDNSTEADILDGVLASTVAEEGTESAPEDTRAEDAPLPSKPEISNRGKTRTEEKPRAVVPDPKTQASQVSEPVRRETPPEKVSAREEAQTRKQTASSPQTETVSTTAAKPPAKEEKSQSTETTQTQPPTETKPEDPLESPPEEKSTEQPPAAKEAPPQEIVREGRIASSVDTMPVAISTPYPELSRRSLRGLKSGATVVISFLVNHLGKVERIKFIRRSGSPEIDMEIARAVSSWTYRPAVKQGKKVKLWQTKSIAVKK from the coding sequence ATGAAGAAACGGATTCTAGTGGTTGAATACGATGCCCAGACGGTGGATCTTATCCATGAAACCTTTCCCCAGCCGGTTTTTGACATCACGGTGGTGGACGAAGGGCAGAAAGCGCGCGACATTCTGGCCAAAAACTCTTTTGATTTGGTGATCACCGCGGCAATGCTTCCCAAATTCCATGGCTTCAACCTGTCCCAGTTCATTCATGAACAATATCCGAATATCCGCGTTATCATTATGAGTGGCATCTACAAGGAGATGGAGTACAAGCGCCAGGCCATCACCCAATACAATGCGGATGACTTCTTTCAAAAACCCCTGAATAAAGACACTTTGCGCCGCCGTGTTTTCGAGTTGCTGGAGCTTGACGCCACGGCCCAGTCCGCTTCAGAAGGCATTGCGACTACGGAGTTCCCGGTTTCGGATACGTCCAAGATGCCTGCCTTGACACAAGATCCATTGCCGGAATCCAATCGTTTCAGTTCCGATGATCTGTTCGGAGACATCATTGAGAAAGTTGAAACTGAAGATGACTCTGAAGTCGAAACGCCCCAGCAAAAACCCGTTCAAACGACGGCGGAGACAATCACCAGAAAGGATAAAAAGCCGGAACCTGAAGAGGAAGGCGTACTGGACCTGACGGATGCAGACATGGTCTCCGGTTCCCCCAAGACCATAAAAATGCCGGCCAGTCAGCCCCAGCCATCTTCGTTCAAAGCGATCACTTCCGATGACATCGACGCCAGCCTGAACAATCTGCTGAGCGACAAACAACCCAAAACCGCGGACACCAAACGATTCAAGAAGATCGAAGAAGATTTCTCTAAAAAGTTCGAAGACACCCTGTCCGGGTTGGGGCTGGATAAAAAACGCAAAAAACCGGATCCGGTTGCGGCTGATAAGTCGCAGTTCCCTTCAGCTCCAGCCCATGAACCGCCGGCCCCATCCGCGCCCCAGGTCGATCAACGAACCCAGGAAATGCCCAGAGCGGTGGAAGCACCCCCGCCCGTTAAAGCGCCTTCAAGCGAACTGGGGGATTACGACATCCTGGGCCTGATTGCCCGTGGGGGAATGGCCGAAATCTACAAGGCCAAGAAAAAAGGCGTCAAGGGATTCGAAAAAGTACTGGCCATCAAGAAAATCCTTTCCGGTTATGGCCAGGACGACAAATACATCGAGATGTTCGTTGATGAGGCAAAGATCGCCGCTGAACTTACCCACCCCAACATCGTCCAAATCTACGATCTCGGCAAGAAAGACGACTACTATTTTATTGCCATGGAGTACGTCCAAGGCAAGGATTTGCGTGTGATTCTGAAACGCATCGCCGGCCGGGAGCGCGTGTTTCCAGAAGAACTGTCCGTCTATTTGACCATCAAAGTGCTCGAAGCCCTGAATTACGCCCATTCCGCCAAAGACAGCAAGGGAAGCAATCTGGATATCGTACACCGTGACATCTCTCCTCCCAACATCATGATCTCTTATGGGGGCGAAGTGAAACTCACCGATTTCGGGGTTTCCAAGGCCACTATTAAAGTTCACCAGACCCTGTCCGGAGCGCTTAAGGGAAAACTTCTCTACATGTCGCCTGAACAGGCCCGCGCCGAGCGTGACATAGACCACCGTTCAGATATATATTCCGTGGGGATTATCCTCTTCGAATTGTTGACCGGGCAAAAACTCTTTATGGAAACTTCGGAAATGAAAGTCCTGAAACGAGTGCAACAAGGCCAGATTACGCCTCCATCCGAAACAGGCGTTGCCATCGACCCGGAGCTGGAGCGCATCCTCCTGAAATCCTTGAGCCTGGAACGTGAAGAGCGCTACCAATCCGCATCCGATATGTTGTCTGACCTGGAGTCCTACCTGCTGTCAATGTACGACCACATTCCCGGTTATCTCCATCTGGCCCATTTTATGAACGATCTGTTTGGGGAAGACATGTCCCGGGAAGGTGTTAAGCTGGCGCTCAAACCATTGCCCTACAGCATCAAGCGCTTGCCGCGAAAACTCAGTGAACCGAGACCTCCCGAGGAAGAGGAAAAAGGGGATGATCTTCGTGTTGAAACCACACGTCCGGAAGAACTCCCTCCAGTCGGCGAATCAATGACTTCCGCTGAGATGGAAAGCGAATCCCCATCCGAGCCCGAAATCGAATTCCTGACCCTGGATGAAGAAGACGAGTTGCCGCAACCTCCCATGGAAAAATATACTCCGGAACAGGCGAAAACAGAAGCGCCTGAACCTCCTCCCGGTGTCCAGGAAGTGGAAGAAAAAGAAGCGCCTTTTCAAACCCAAGCAATGCCGCCTGAAGCCCCTGGACTACCGGAAACGCCCGCATTGGATGAGGAACCTGAAGAGGAATCACGCGATTCTCAGACGCTCGAAAAAACACCTGATCCCGGCAGTGTCGTCAAGACTGAAGGTGAGCGTCGCCCCACTTTTGAAATCAAATTGGAAGATGAGCTTCCGGAATCAGAGAGCGTTGAGGGAACCCTTCAAATTGATGAAGAACTGGCTGCCCTGAATAAGACGTCCCGGCGCCGCAGCTGGAATTTCCTCCTGGTGCTTTTGGTACTCGCCGCCGTAGCAGCCGGTGTGGTCTGGCTCATGATGAACCGTACAGGAGAACCGCAAACGGAATTGACACCTCCCGCCACTGAGATCAGCCGCACAGAGTCGGCTACCCCACAGGAAACGCCTGATGAGATGGAATCCCAGGCACTTGATAACTCAACCGAAGCGGACATCCTTGATGGGGTGCTTGCATCAACGGTAGCGGAGGAAGGGACGGAATCCGCACCCGAGGATACCCGGGCCGAAGATGCGCCGCTCCCATCCAAACCCGAAATCAGCAACCGGGGAAAAACCCGAACCGAAGAAAAACCACGCGCCGTGGTACCAGATCCAAAAACACAGGCCTCCCAAGTATCCGAGCCCGTGCGCCGGGAAACCCCGCCTGAAAAGGTTAGCGCCCGCGAAGAAGCGCAGACCCGAAAACAAACCGCTTCTTCGCCCCAAACTGAAACCGTATCCACAACCGCGGCCAAACCGCCGGCGAAAGAAGAGAAGTCTCAATCTACTGAAACAACCCAAACCCAGCCACCTACAGAAACAAAACCGGAAGATCCACTTGAATCTCCCCCCGAAGAGAAGTCCACTGAGCAGCCCCCGGCAGCCAAAGAAGCTCCACCCCAGGAAATTGTCCGCGAAGGTCGGATCGCATCCAGTGTAGACACCATGCCCGTGGCCATTTCCACGCCTTATCCGGAGTTGAGCCGCCGTTCCCTGCGCGGGCTGAAAAGTGGTGCCACCGTAGTAATCAGTTTCCTTGTGAACCACCTCGGCAAAGTGGAGCGCATTAAGTTTATCCGTCGCTCCGGCTCACCGGAAATCGACATGGAGATCGCGCGCGCCGTTTCCAGCTGGACCTATCGCCCGGCTGTCAAACAGGGCAAGAAAGTCAAATTATGGCAGACCAAATCAATCGCCGTAAAAAAATAA
- a CDS encoding NUDIX hydrolase — MHSHPIPAVDAIIAVEDGIVLIERRFPPHGWALPGGFIEVGETVETAIRREVKEETGLELSNLELFGVYSEPDRDPRRHIISIVFTAGGHGVPRAGDDAGRIVVVPPRSIDRPLAFDHEQILRDYLRAANQKIR, encoded by the coding sequence ATGCATAGCCACCCCATCCCGGCTGTAGACGCAATCATTGCGGTGGAGGATGGGATTGTGCTTATTGAACGGCGTTTTCCACCTCACGGGTGGGCCCTTCCAGGAGGATTCATCGAAGTGGGAGAAACCGTGGAAACGGCAATCCGACGTGAAGTCAAAGAAGAAACCGGTTTGGAACTGAGTAACCTGGAGTTGTTCGGCGTTTATTCCGAACCCGATCGTGACCCCCGCCGTCACATCATTTCCATCGTGTTTACCGCCGGAGGTCACGGTGTACCCAGGGCCGGCGATGATGCCGGCCGCATTGTTGTGGTTCCGCCCCGATCCATCGACCGTCCACTGGCTTTTGACCATGAGCAAATCCTCCGCGATTACCTGAGAGCGGCAAATCAGAAAATCCGCTGA
- a CDS encoding bacteriocin, giving the protein IEGGLVLSGRGGDFQLTVGQDLSVGYKSDQREMVHLFITESFTFQVLDPAAAVALKT; this is encoded by the coding sequence CATTGAGGGAGGTCTGGTGCTTTCCGGAAGGGGTGGGGATTTCCAACTTACCGTCGGTCAGGATCTCTCGGTGGGATACAAATCCGACCAGCGTGAAATGGTGCACCTGTTCATTACGGAATCGTTCACTTTCCAGGTGCTGGATCCGGCGGCCGCGGTGGCATTGAAAACCTAG